The following coding sequences lie in one Hyalangium ruber genomic window:
- a CDS encoding MBL fold metallo-hydrolase has product METWVEHLGHTSFAIRRGPLRLLIDPILVRQDGNFRLPTCPRWLLPESDTIDAVFLSHGHDDHLHPPSLLGLSPETAIYFLDEDPRTCSCAEGPELLLKSLGFHRVHAFRPGDVIELKEGVRVHIIPAAASTEGEEQCCFLVETPDVLVFDGVDVRDTPVTRDALKPFRGRVDVAFVPTGASLQWQGFWNQMDGVEALGFVRWLEPARVATCGGSLALAARPQVGVLERYPHDLADWLALAAKHLDTRTLITERPPYRLAYQEHRTQGCTPLQPASRRPPPAPEIRRPSALLATVFTGYNPHKPTRLLRWTQAGLAEWLRPFALARDVVSHSHEDLRALVKRCALSANKSPAAVFAPTTLRRLVTGGAWDLAARLTALIPPPPSEPAELEWTFFEVAEALLENAGGIAEPLRGDLRTCQWLDRELFHLLQLVHQMSAFAPLPQSKLAPLREAHDAALRVDLDRRRPMLTPHHLLLDAQQAALLTGEVQPPDVAALLCYADPVGVRRLPLTALEAFVLERCDGRSFGQLVDEVLEQLSMPRAEVHEALQSLLFRLSHSSVLLLDWSR; this is encoded by the coding sequence GTGGAAACCTGGGTCGAGCATCTTGGTCACACGTCCTTCGCCATCCGACGGGGACCGCTGCGGCTGCTCATCGACCCAATTCTCGTCCGGCAGGATGGAAATTTTCGACTGCCCACCTGCCCGCGATGGCTCCTGCCGGAGTCGGACACCATCGACGCCGTCTTTCTTTCACACGGCCACGACGACCACCTGCACCCGCCCAGCCTGCTGGGGTTGTCGCCCGAGACAGCCATCTACTTCCTCGACGAGGACCCCAGGACGTGCTCGTGCGCCGAAGGGCCGGAGCTCCTGCTGAAGTCGCTGGGCTTCCACCGGGTACATGCCTTTCGCCCGGGGGACGTCATCGAACTCAAGGAGGGGGTGCGGGTCCACATCATCCCCGCCGCGGCCTCGACGGAGGGCGAGGAGCAGTGCTGCTTCCTCGTCGAGACTCCAGACGTCCTCGTCTTCGATGGCGTGGATGTGAGGGATACCCCCGTCACCCGTGACGCGCTGAAGCCCTTCCGCGGCCGCGTGGATGTGGCCTTCGTCCCCACGGGGGCCTCGCTCCAATGGCAGGGTTTCTGGAACCAGATGGATGGCGTGGAGGCGCTGGGCTTCGTCCGGTGGCTGGAGCCCGCGCGCGTCGCCACGTGTGGCGGCTCGCTCGCGCTGGCGGCGCGCCCCCAGGTGGGCGTGCTGGAGCGCTACCCCCATGATCTGGCGGACTGGCTGGCGCTGGCGGCGAAGCACCTGGACACGCGCACGCTGATAACCGAGCGCCCCCCCTACCGCCTTGCCTACCAGGAGCACCGGACGCAGGGCTGCACTCCCCTGCAACCCGCGTCGCGGCGGCCTCCGCCTGCGCCCGAGATCCGGCGCCCCTCCGCGCTGCTGGCCACCGTTTTCACCGGCTACAACCCCCACAAGCCCACGCGCCTGCTGCGCTGGACCCAGGCAGGGCTGGCCGAATGGCTGCGGCCGTTCGCGCTGGCGCGGGACGTCGTCTCCCACTCGCACGAGGACCTGCGCGCGCTGGTCAAGCGGTGCGCGCTGTCCGCCAACAAGTCCCCCGCCGCCGTATTCGCACCCACCACCCTGCGGCGACTCGTGACGGGCGGGGCCTGGGACCTGGCCGCGCGCCTCACGGCCTTGATTCCGCCACCGCCCTCGGAGCCAGCGGAGCTGGAGTGGACCTTCTTCGAGGTGGCCGAAGCGCTCCTGGAGAACGCCGGGGGCATCGCCGAGCCCCTGCGCGGCGACCTTCGCACCTGCCAGTGGCTGGACCGGGAGCTCTTCCACCTCCTCCAACTGGTGCATCAGATGTCCGCCTTCGCCCCGCTGCCGCAGTCGAAGCTGGCACCGCTGCGGGAAGCGCATGACGCAGCCCTGCGCGTCGACCTGGACCGCCGGCGTCCGATGCTCACCCCCCACCACCTCCTGCTCGACGCGCAGCAGGCAGCCCTGTTGACCGGCGAAGTCCAGCCTCCCGACGTGGCGGCCCTGCTCTGCTACGCGGACCCCGTCGGCGTCCGCCGGCTTCCCCTCACCGCGCTCGAGGCCTTCGTGCTCGAGCGGTGTGATGGCCGCTCCTTCGGCCAGCTCGTCGACGAGGTGCTCGAGCAACTCTCAATGCCCCGGGCCGAGGTGCATGAAGCCCTGCAGTCGTTGCTCTTCCGCCTTTCACACAGCTCCGTGCTTCTGCTGGATTGGAGTCGATAA
- a CDS encoding GH1 family beta-glucosidase translates to MTKTIEFPRGFLWGSATSAYQIEGSPLADGAGPSIWQRFLHTPGLTPSGDTGDVACDHYRRYASDVALMRELGMQAYRFSVAWSRILPQGKGAVNPAGLDFYDRLVDELLKNGIEPIITLFHWDLPAALDDLGGWLNPDIAHWFADYGATLFRRLDDRVKKWATLNEPWVVSDGGYLHGALAPGHKNLYEAPIASRNLMRAHGAAVQAYRATGKNQIGLVVNLEPKYPASDSPADLAATARADAYMNRQYLDPALLGTCPDSELTEVFGAAWEPWSQEALKLAHQPIDFLGINYYTRNVTRFDERSWPQRAAPVRQKQATYTETTWEVFPQGLIDTLEMVKKRYGPIPIYITENGAAFFDPPVAEGNRIRDPLRIDYLRKHLTAVHTAIQQGIDVRGYMLWSLFDNLEWSLGFSKRFGIVHVDFESLKRTPKDSARFYSRVIATHGAALSEPPDGPSR, encoded by the coding sequence ATGACCAAGACCATCGAATTTCCACGAGGATTCCTCTGGGGCAGTGCCACCTCGGCCTATCAGATCGAGGGCTCGCCGCTCGCCGACGGAGCGGGTCCCAGCATCTGGCAACGCTTCCTGCACACCCCCGGCCTGACGCCCAGCGGCGACACCGGTGATGTGGCCTGCGATCACTACCGGCGCTACGCGAGCGACGTGGCGCTCATGCGCGAGCTGGGGATGCAGGCCTACCGCTTCAGCGTCGCCTGGAGCCGCATCCTGCCCCAGGGCAAGGGCGCCGTGAACCCGGCCGGCCTCGACTTCTACGACCGGCTCGTGGATGAGCTGCTGAAGAACGGCATCGAGCCGATCATCACGCTCTTTCACTGGGACCTGCCTGCCGCTCTCGACGATCTCGGCGGCTGGCTCAATCCCGACATCGCGCACTGGTTCGCGGACTACGGGGCCACGCTGTTCCGCCGGCTCGACGACCGGGTGAAGAAGTGGGCGACACTGAATGAGCCGTGGGTCGTGTCCGACGGTGGCTATCTGCACGGCGCGCTCGCCCCGGGTCACAAGAATCTCTACGAGGCACCCATCGCCTCGCGAAACCTCATGCGGGCGCACGGCGCGGCGGTCCAGGCCTATCGCGCCACGGGCAAGAACCAGATCGGCCTCGTGGTGAACCTCGAGCCCAAGTACCCCGCCTCGGACAGCCCAGCCGACCTGGCGGCCACCGCTCGAGCAGACGCGTACATGAACCGGCAGTACCTCGACCCCGCGCTGCTGGGAACGTGTCCGGACAGCGAGCTGACCGAGGTCTTCGGCGCAGCGTGGGAGCCCTGGTCACAAGAGGCGCTGAAGCTGGCCCATCAGCCCATCGACTTCCTCGGCATCAACTACTACACGCGCAACGTGACGCGCTTCGACGAGCGCTCCTGGCCACAGCGGGCCGCGCCGGTGCGGCAGAAGCAGGCCACGTACACCGAGACGACATGGGAGGTGTTCCCACAGGGCCTCATCGACACGCTCGAGATGGTGAAGAAGCGCTACGGCCCGATTCCGATCTACATCACCGAGAACGGGGCCGCCTTCTTCGACCCTCCAGTCGCCGAGGGCAACCGCATCCGGGATCCGCTGCGAATCGACTACCTGCGCAAGCACCTGACGGCCGTCCATACCGCCATCCAGCAGGGAATCGATGTGCGCGGCTACATGCTCTGGTCCTTGTTCGACAATCTCGAGTGGTCGCTCGGCTTCTCCAAGCGGTTCGGCATCGTCCACGTCGATTTCGAGAGCCTGAAGCGAACTCCCAAGGACAGCGCGCGCTTCTACTCGCGCGTCATCGCCACGCACGGCGCTGCCCTGAGCGAGCCGCCGGACGGCCCTAGCCGCTGA